From bacterium, the proteins below share one genomic window:
- the smc gene encoding chromosome segregation protein SMC — protein MLFLDRIEILGFKSFCDKTVLKIPTGITAVIGPNGCGKSNVVDAMNWVLGEQSAKSLRSDKMEEVIFNGSRNRKPVNMAQVTLIWKADRENPLSPEVTVARRLFRSGESQYEMNGEICRLKDIHAFFVNEGFDPLAYSILEQGRIEALFLAKPLERRALIEEVAGVAEFKHKKRAAQLKLADNQIQLERIQDILTEVEKQLSSLKRQAAKTRRYQLLKEEKSTIQKIFYHRRFEQISADQIRLQQILENQIEKEQAAHQTQQQMELVYSEMKLRFTELESLLYQDRNELHQMEMQIQENQNLLQSRRQRIEELRRGIEEKQNENSRLSAQELQFGNDYEQRAAEEARLKTELEELILHHSELFSGLEQKGNEVSMLEQRAQQLRKEILELLSNASLLKNEQTRLHTQHDHLEGSLQQKQIERDTTEGARDQIVTVLAEKRTILEQTDQEIGYLDQTKTDILQRCDQLKVEWDSLQPQVQEAFKRKSELTHVMQKLDAQQHSSQFYNESARNLLNVPSRSALGMMMDFIQTQPQFETAVENFLADKLNYLIVQSEDSALDSIDYLKQQGMGYCGFVIKNGYDLTPPVLPDDLRSESGVIGTLRDVVLIQDEALPAVAPFMQSAVVVDNLECAKSLIKKYPDYQYVTVQGDVILSPALYAGGAKADDVPGLIAIQREKRELSVELEAVEEILQTLEKQVRSVQDRLDISNQEMVRVNEVRESKNKDRLLLQMEIDQVDKEYSREGKLLEILSQEMLRLRNEVEAVLARSENYTQQLQQATEIREQQEQAFQQVEQDLASRKEEQVQLQHRVQDSRIQIAELKERDRALLLEMERLRNEREFIQRSIEENNQLILQREKEIAFTVEVCGQTESLLLDLARNLDQQKLTIQDRQQQKESLTEAMTQQETRLQESRSALDQIREERMQTEVEKVRIDTQKEDLLARCQEEMGVALDSLPMPESEFTSLPDEDLKNKLQETEARIEKLGSINMLALEEYTEMEERHRFLKTQYDDLKLSIETLLETIQKIDITSLQRFREAFEGVQTHFQDLFLRLFNGGKAEMVLIDPENPNESGIEIHVQPPGKRLQNMNLLSGGEKSLTGVAFLMALFQYHTSPFCIMDEVDAALDEINVQRFTSLISDMKKQIQFIVVTHNKRTMEAADQLYGVTMAEPGVSSILSARFEEAEALIDS, from the coding sequence ATGTTATTTCTAGATCGAATTGAGATCCTCGGATTTAAGTCCTTTTGCGACAAAACCGTCCTGAAAATTCCAACCGGAATCACGGCTGTCATAGGTCCGAATGGTTGCGGAAAAAGCAACGTTGTCGACGCCATGAACTGGGTTCTCGGCGAACAAAGCGCGAAAAGTTTGCGAAGCGACAAGATGGAAGAGGTGATTTTTAACGGTTCGCGAAACCGGAAACCCGTGAACATGGCTCAGGTCACACTCATCTGGAAGGCGGATCGAGAGAATCCGTTGTCCCCCGAAGTGACCGTGGCCCGGCGTTTGTTCCGGTCCGGCGAAAGCCAGTACGAGATGAATGGAGAAATCTGCCGGCTCAAAGATATCCATGCTTTCTTCGTGAATGAAGGTTTTGATCCGCTTGCATATTCGATCCTGGAACAAGGAAGAATTGAAGCGTTGTTTCTAGCAAAGCCGCTGGAACGCAGGGCATTGATTGAAGAGGTCGCCGGTGTCGCGGAATTTAAACACAAAAAAAGAGCGGCGCAATTAAAACTTGCAGATAACCAGATCCAGCTGGAGCGGATTCAAGACATTCTTACGGAAGTCGAAAAACAACTTTCCAGTTTGAAACGTCAGGCTGCAAAAACCCGCCGTTATCAATTGTTGAAGGAAGAAAAAAGCACAATCCAGAAAATTTTTTATCATCGCAGATTCGAACAAATTAGCGCGGATCAGATTCGGCTTCAACAGATTCTGGAGAATCAAATCGAAAAGGAGCAGGCAGCCCATCAAACACAGCAGCAAATGGAGCTTGTTTACAGCGAAATGAAGTTGCGTTTTACGGAGCTGGAGTCTCTTCTCTACCAGGACCGGAACGAGCTTCATCAGATGGAAATGCAGATTCAAGAGAATCAGAATCTTCTGCAATCCAGGAGACAACGCATTGAGGAATTGCGGCGCGGGATCGAAGAAAAGCAGAATGAGAATTCCCGTTTATCCGCTCAGGAACTACAGTTTGGCAACGACTACGAACAGAGGGCGGCGGAGGAAGCGCGGTTAAAAACAGAGTTGGAGGAGCTGATTCTGCATCACAGCGAGTTGTTTTCCGGATTGGAACAGAAAGGGAACGAAGTGTCCATGCTGGAGCAAAGAGCGCAGCAATTGCGCAAGGAAATCCTCGAGCTTCTTTCTAATGCATCCCTTCTAAAGAATGAACAGACCCGTCTTCATACGCAGCATGACCATCTGGAAGGGAGTCTGCAGCAAAAGCAAATAGAAAGGGACACAACGGAGGGCGCGCGGGATCAAATCGTGACGGTTCTTGCTGAAAAGCGAACGATACTGGAACAGACCGATCAGGAGATCGGTTATCTGGATCAAACAAAAACGGATATTTTGCAAAGATGCGATCAGCTGAAAGTTGAATGGGATTCCCTTCAGCCACAAGTTCAGGAGGCGTTTAAACGCAAATCGGAGCTCACACATGTGATGCAAAAGCTGGATGCGCAACAGCATTCTTCTCAGTTTTACAACGAATCGGCGCGAAACTTGCTCAACGTTCCTTCCCGGAGCGCGCTCGGCATGATGATGGATTTCATTCAAACGCAGCCGCAATTCGAAACAGCCGTGGAAAATTTTCTGGCAGACAAATTGAATTATTTGATCGTGCAAAGCGAAGATTCGGCGCTCGATTCAATTGATTACTTGAAACAACAGGGTATGGGTTATTGCGGTTTTGTGATCAAAAACGGTTACGATCTGACGCCCCCTGTTTTACCCGATGATCTTCGATCGGAGTCGGGTGTGATTGGAACTCTTCGCGACGTTGTTCTGATTCAGGATGAGGCGTTGCCGGCGGTCGCGCCTTTCATGCAAAGCGCCGTCGTTGTGGACAATCTTGAGTGCGCGAAATCGCTGATCAAGAAGTATCCTGATTATCAGTATGTGACCGTTCAGGGAGACGTCATTCTATCTCCTGCACTTTACGCCGGTGGCGCAAAAGCGGACGATGTGCCGGGACTGATAGCGATTCAGCGTGAAAAGCGGGAACTCTCGGTGGAACTGGAAGCGGTCGAAGAAATTCTTCAGACGCTGGAGAAGCAAGTACGTTCTGTGCAGGATCGACTAGATATTTCCAACCAGGAAATGGTCCGTGTGAACGAAGTGCGTGAATCCAAGAACAAAGATCGGCTCTTGCTGCAGATGGAAATCGATCAAGTCGACAAAGAATATTCACGAGAAGGGAAACTTCTGGAGATCCTTTCACAGGAAATGCTTCGTTTGCGAAATGAAGTAGAGGCGGTTCTGGCCCGTTCGGAAAATTATACGCAGCAATTGCAGCAGGCAACTGAAATCCGGGAGCAACAGGAACAGGCCTTTCAACAAGTGGAACAGGATCTTGCTTCCAGGAAGGAAGAGCAGGTGCAATTGCAGCACCGCGTTCAGGATTCGCGCATTCAAATCGCGGAATTGAAAGAAAGGGACCGCGCATTGTTGCTGGAGATGGAGCGGTTGAGAAACGAACGTGAATTCATACAGCGTTCAATTGAGGAAAATAATCAACTGATCCTGCAGCGTGAGAAGGAAATCGCTTTCACGGTTGAGGTCTGCGGACAAACGGAGAGTTTGCTTCTGGATCTGGCGAGAAACCTGGATCAGCAAAAGCTTACGATTCAGGATCGTCAGCAGCAGAAGGAATCTCTAACGGAGGCAATGACGCAACAGGAAACGAGGCTACAGGAATCCCGCAGTGCTCTGGACCAGATTCGTGAAGAAAGAATGCAGACCGAAGTAGAGAAGGTGCGAATCGATACACAGAAGGAAGATTTGCTGGCGCGTTGTCAGGAAGAAATGGGAGTAGCCCTTGATTCACTGCCGATGCCTGAGTCGGAGTTCACCAGTCTGCCGGATGAAGACCTAAAGAATAAGTTGCAGGAAACAGAAGCGCGGATTGAAAAGCTGGGTTCCATCAACATGCTGGCCCTGGAAGAATACACAGAAATGGAGGAACGCCACCGTTTCCTGAAAACACAGTATGACGATTTAAAATTATCGATCGAAACTTTGCTGGAGACGATACAGAAAATCGATATCACGTCACTGCAGCGATTCCGGGAAGCTTTCGAAGGAGTACAGACGCATTTTCAGGACCTGTTCTTGCGTTTATTCAATGGTGGAAAAGCGGAAATGGTGTTGATCGATCCGGAGAATCCCAACGAAAGCGGAATCGAAATTCACGTGCAGCCTCCGGGAAAACGACTTCAGAATATGAACCTGCTGAGCGGTGGAGAAAAATCGCTCACAGGAGTTGCGTTTCTCATGGCTCTCTTTCAGTATCATACAAGTCCGTTCTGCATCATGGATGAAGTGGACGCGGCACTGGATGAAATCAACGTGCAGCGTTTTACTTCTTTGATCTCAGACATGAAAAAGCAGATTCAATTCATTGTTGTGACGCACAACAAACGAACCATGGAAGCTGCCGATCAACTCTACGGTGTGACGATGGCGGAACCGGGTGTAAGCAGCATTCTCTCCGCGCGTTTCGAAGAAGCCGAAGCCCTCATAGACAGCTAG